The DNA region TGGAGAATTTGGAACTGAATATGGTATTACCTATGTCTTTAGCCGCCGCCATCGGATACGCCATTGGGGTTATCATTTTTGCTCTGTTCCTGCGACGCTATCGACGACGTATGATCGACAATTACATCGCTAGAACTAAAACCAAACGCCTGGAGTAGAGAAAGGGACACCGCTATGATTAATACTATTTGGATCGTTTTGATGGGAGGAGGCATCCTCGTAGCTGCCTTCCAGTGCCTGGGGCTTGATTACAGCAGCGCTGCTGGTTTGGTTATGGATCCCAGCTTTACCCCACTTACTGAGCTCACAAAGGGGTTGTTCTCATCTGCCAAGGCAGCCGTGAATCTGGCTATTGGGCTCATCGGAATCATGGCCCTCTGGTTGGGCCTCATGAAGATTGCTGAGGAATCTGGACTGGTGAAAATCTTTGCAAGAGCTGTGCGCCCTGTCATGATCCGTCTATTCCCGGGTGTGCCAACTGAACATCCCGCTATGGGTGCCATGGTAATGAATATTTCCGCCAATGTGCTGGGTCTGGGGAATGCAGCAACGCCTTTGGGCTTGAAAGCCATGCAGGAGCTTCAAAAATTAAACAAGGTGAAGGACACAGCCACCGATGCCATGGCCACCTTTATGGCGCTAAACACGTCATCAGTAACTCTCATTCCAGCTACTATGATTGGAATAAGAGCTGCTGCAAATTCTACTAACCCAGCTGAAATTATCGGTCCGGTTATTCTCGCCACCGGTGTTTCCACCACGGTTGCAATTGTCATGATTAAGTTGCTACAAAAGCTTCCACGATATCAGATTGTGATACCGGAATCTCCGCCGAAGGCGGGAGAGCGTGAGGAGGACTGAGATGTTTGCAGGAATTATTAATGGCGTTTCAGCTGTAGCTATACCCCTTTTGATGCTGGCAATAATTGGTCACGGGTGGTATAAAAAAGTCAAGGTATATGAGGTTTTTACAGAGGGAGCTAAAGAGGGTTTCAATGTTGCCGTCAAGATTATTCCGTTTTTAGTTGCTATTCTAGTCGCTATTGGCGCTTTTCGCTCATCTGGAGCACTTGACTTAATTACTGGTTTGCTTGCCCCTGTCACTTCG from Candidatus Neomarinimicrobiota bacterium includes:
- a CDS encoding nucleoside recognition domain-containing protein; this encodes MINTIWIVLMGGGILVAAFQCLGLDYSSAAGLVMDPSFTPLTELTKGLFSSAKAAVNLAIGLIGIMALWLGLMKIAEESGLVKIFARAVRPVMIRLFPGVPTEHPAMGAMVMNISANVLGLGNAATPLGLKAMQELQKLNKVKDTATDAMATFMALNTSSVTLIPATMIGIRAAANSTNPAEIIGPVILATGVSTTVAIVMIKLLQKLPRYQIVIPESPPKAGEREED